The Trueperaceae bacterium genomic sequence GGGGCGCCGGTGCCCGATCGGCGCAGCCTCCGGCCGGCACGGCGGCGCGTCCCGTGGTAGCGTCGGGCAATACTCAACTCGCGCCCCAGCCGCAGGCGGGGCACCGAAAAGGAGCAGCATGAAGCGTCTCGTCGCGCTACTCACCCTCGCCCTCGTCATGGCGGTCGCGCAGGCGGCCGACCCGGGGGTGACCGACACGGAGATCCTCATCGGCAACTGGGGGCCGCAGTCCGGGCCAGCCGCGGCGTGGGGTTCCGTCACCACCGCCGTCGACGCCTACTTCCGCTACATCAACGACCAGGGGGGCATCCACGGCCGCAAGCTCGTGCTCGACTCGCGCGACGACGGTTACGACCCGGCCCGCACCGTGGCGGCCGTGCGCGAGCTCATCGACCGCGACCAGGTGTTCGCCTTCGTGGCCGGCGTCGGCACGGCCAACGGCCTCGCCGCCATGCCGCTCCTGCAGCGCGCGGGAGTGCCGTGGGTCGGCCCGGCCACGGGCTCCGAGGTGTTCGCCGAGCAGTCGAACGGGTTGATCTTCACGACCTTCACCGACTACGTCGTCGAGGCCACGCTGATGACGCGCTACGCCGTCGAGACCCTCGGCAGCAAGAACATCGCCATCTTCTACCAGAACGACGGCTACGGCCAGGCCGGCCTGCGTGGGCTCGAGGCCGAGGTCGAGCGGCTCCGCGCGGCGGGCCACGACGTGACGGTCGGCGACAAGGTGAGTTACGAGCGCGGCACCACCAACCAGGGCGTGCAGGCGCTGCGCCTGGCGGGCTCCGGCGCCGACTCGGTGCTGCTCTTCTCCGACCCGACGGCGGCCGCCACGCTCGTGAGCGAGTTCCAGCGCCTCGACTTCAAGCCGCAGATGCTGGCCACCGTCACCCTGCTCGACCCGGCGTTGATGGCCAACCCGGGCATGCAGGGCGCCCTCTTCTCCGTGTTCCTCCGCCTGCCGTCGGTGATCGTGGGCGAGGGCAACGGCGACCCGATCGCCGACCAGATCTACCGCGACGTCATCGTGGCGTACGCCCCCGAGATCGCGCGCGACCCGTTCAGGGCGCTGGCGGGCGTGGCGTTCGCGGAGCCGATGGTGCTGGCGCTCCAGGCGGCCGGTCCCGACCTGACGCGCGCCTCCTTCATCGAGGCCCTCAAGGGCATCGAGAACTACACCGAAGGGCTCTATCACGACCTGACGTTCGGTGATAGCTACAGGGGCAACAACTCCGTCATGCTCCTGCAGGTGACGCCGCAGGGCCTGCGGCCGGTCTCCGACTGGCTGTCCCTCTGACGCCACACGACGTGGGGTGCGCCGCGGCGCACCCCACCCCCCTTATCTGACGTGGCAACGCTATTGGAACTCGACCACCTGACGCTGACGTTCAGGGGGCTCACGGCCCTCGCTGAGGTGTCGACCGTGGTGAACGAGGGCGAGGTCGTCGCCCTCATCGGCCCCAACGGGGCGGGCAAGACCAGCCTGTTCAACGTGATCTGCGGCTTCTACCGCCCCCAGGCGGGCGCGGTGCGTTGGCGGGGCGAGGTCATCACCGGCACCCCGCCCCACATGGTGGCGCGGCTCGGGATCGGCCGCTCCTTCCAGAACATCGAGCTCTTCAAGACCCTGACCTGCCTCGACAACCTGCTCCTGGGCCGTCACCTGCACGTGCGCTCGAACCTGTTCTCCGCCATGTTCTCCACCCGTGCCTGGGTGAGGGACGAGGTCGCGCAACGCCGTCGCGCCGAGGAGCTCATGGACCTCCTCGACCTGCAGGCCTACCGCAACCAACCCGTCGGCGCCCTCCCCTACGGGGTGCAGAAGCTGATCGAGGTGGCCCGCGCGTTGGCGACCGAACCGAGGCTCCTGCTCCTCGACGAGCCCGCGGCCGGCATGACCGTCGAGGAGAAGGACGACATGATGGTCACGCTGCTGCGCCTCAGGCGCGACCTCAACCTGACCATGCTCGTCGTCGAGCACGACCTCCGCGTGGTGAGTCGCCTGGCCGATCGGGTGGTGGTCCTCGATCACGGCATGAAGATCGCCGACGGCACCCCGGCGCAGGTGCAGGACGACCCGGCCGTGGTGCGCGCCTACCTCGGCACCACGCGGCTCGCGGAGCGACCGGACCAGACCGCCGTCGGGGCGCCAACGTGAGCGCGCCGCTGCTCGAGCTCCGCACCGTCGAGAGCGGCTACCACAAGCAACTGCGCGTGCTCAAGGGCGTGTCGTTGAGCGTGACGGCCGGCACCTGCGTGGCGGTGCTCGGCTCCAACGGCGCCGGCAAGAGCACGATGCTCAAGACGGTGATGAGCCTCATCGACGACGAGCCGCGCAAGGGCAGCGTGCTCGTCATGGGCAAGAACATGACGCGGGCCGCAACGGAACGCATCTCGCAGGCGGGCATCGCCTACGTGGTGGAGGACCGCGGCATGTTCCCCGACCTCACCGTGGCGGAGAGCCTCAAGCTCGGCGCCTTCCACCGCACCGACCGGGCGACCGTGAAGAGCGACCTGGAGCGGATGTTCGGCTACTTCCCGCGGTTGGCGGAGCGCCTCCACCAGGACTCCGGCACGCTGTCGGGCGGCGAGCAGCAGATGCTAGCCATCGCCCGGGCGCTCATGAGCCGCCCGAAGCTCCTGATGCTCGACGAGCCGAGCCTCGGCCTCGCCCCCATGCTCGTCGAGGAGATCTTCGGCGTGATCCGCGACATCAACCGTGAGGGCATGGGCATCCTGCTGGTGGAGCAGAACGCCAACCAGGCGCTCGCCATCGCCGATTACGGCTACGTGTTGGAGGGTGGGCGTTTCGTGCTCGAGGGCAGCGCCGACGAACTGCGCGCCAACGAGAACGTGCAGGAGTTCTACCTCGGCGTGCGAACGGGCGGCGACGAGCCGCGCCTCCACGTGAGACGCAGGCGCCGCCGCTGGAACTGAAGCGACGCCCCCACGCAGTGGCGCCCGCGGAACCGCCGGTGAACCGGCGGTGACCGCGGGCGCGTCTTCTACCTAGCCTCGGACGGGCTCAGTAGCGGCTGCCGGCAGCGCTGGCCGTGACGACCACGTTGGCCGCCTGGAGGCCCTTCTTGCCCTGCTCGACGTCGAAGGTGACCTCGTCGCCCTCGTTGAGGTTACGGAAGCCCGAACCCTGGATGGCGGAGAAGTGAACGAAGACGTCGGGTTGACCGCCGCCCTGTTCGATGAAGCCGAAGCCCTTCTCGCTGCTGAACCACTTGACCTTGCCTGTTGCCATGTTTCCCGTTTCCCTACCTGCCGACCGCGGCTTCCCGCGCCCGGCACACGATTTCAGGGCTGTGACGCCCCCGTTCTGAAACATCCCTCGGGTTGTCCCGGAACAGTCTGAATAGTACGACGTCGGCGGGTCCTCGGCAAGTGACGGACGCGCGCCAGGTACACGGGCACGGGCGCGAGCCGCCGGCTAGTCGGCTTCGTACCCCTGGAGGTAGCCGCGCGCTTGGCGGTTGAACATGCGAGCGTACGTGCCGCCGAGCAGCGTGAGCTCATCGTGCGAGCCGCGCTCGGTGATGGTGCCGGCGCTGAGGACCACGATCCGGTCCGCCAGGCGCACGGTGCTGAAGCGGTGGGAGACGACGACGGCGATGCGGCCCCGCGCCTGCTTACGCAGCGTCTCGATCACCTCGAACTCCGCGTCGGCGTCGAGGGCGCTGGTGGGCTCGTCGAAGATGAGCACGGACCCGCCTCGGTAGTAGAGGCGCGCCAGCGCGATGCGCTGCCACTGGCCCCCCGAGAGCTGGCGGCCGCCCTCGAACCACCTGCCCAGCATGTTGTCGTAACCGTCGGGCAGCTCGGCGATGAAGCGGTCGGCCCCGGCGCGCTCCGCGGCAGACCGCACCGCCGCGGCCGCGGCGCCCTCGCCCGGCGCTCTCGCGGCCTCGTCGGCGGCGCCACCCTCCATGCGGCCGGGCATCCCGCCCCCCACGTCGCCGATGGCGATGTTCTCCCTCACCGTCATCTGATACGTCCCGAAGTCCTGGAACACGGTGCTCATCTCCGCGCGGAGGCTGGCGGCGCTGAAGCGAGCGGCGTCGAGGCCGTTCACGAGGATGCGGCCAGCGGTAGGCCGGTAGAGCGCGGTCATCAGCTTCACGATGGTCGACTTGCCCGCGCCGTTCTCCCCGACCAGCGCCAGCGTCTCGGAGCGGGACACCTTGAACGACACGGCGTGGAGTACGTCCTCTTCCGTCAACGGGTAGCGGAAGCTCACCGCCTCGAACTCGATGTCGGTGATCGCGCCCCTCCACTCCTCGCCCTCCTCGGCCAGACCGGTCGGCAGCTCGAGGAACTCGAATAGGTTGCGCATGTAGAGCAGGTGCTGGTAGATGCCGCTGAAGCCCGAGAGCAGGTTGCCGAACTGGCCCTGCAGCTGCGCGATCCCCTGGATGAACAGGCCGAAGTCGCCCACCGTCACCAGTCCCGCCGCGGCGCGCCGCAGCACGAGGTAGGTGGCGGCTCCGACCATGCCGGTGGAGAAGAGCGACGCCGCCAGGCCCCAGCCGCTGCGCCTCAAGGTGAGCGACACGAGCTGGCGCCTGAACCTGAGGTAGTACTCCTGCCACCGTTGCAGCAGGTAGTCGCCGAAGCCGAACAGCCGGATCTCCTTCACGGCCTGGTCGTTCGTCAGGAGCTGGCCCAGGTAGTTCTGGCGCCGCGCGTCGGTCGCGAAGCGCCTGAGCATCCGGTACCCCTCGGTGCCGAAACGCGACGAGGCGACGACCCCCGGGACGGAGGCGACCAGCACGAGCGGCACCACGACCCAGCCGAGTTGCACCATGAGCGCGCTGACCGAGCCGAGCGTCAGGACCGCCTGCCCGAGGGCCACCACCTGCGTGAACACGCCCAACGGGCGCGTGCCGACCTCGCGGTAGGCGTTCTGCAGCGCGTCGTAGCTCTTGGGGTCCTCGAACTGCGCGAGCTCGAGTTGACCCGCCTTCGCGAGGATGAGGCGGCTGATGCGGTTCTGCAGCGAGTCCCCGAGCAGCTCGCGAAGCGAACCCTGAACGGTGCCTACCACGCTCACGGTCGCCGTGAGCCCGAGCTGCAGGAGGAGCAGGCCCAGCATGCGGCCGAGCGCCTCACCCGGCGACCCGAGCTCGCCCGCGATGGCGGCTGCCACGGCGTCGAGCAGGAGCTTGGCGATCCACAGGTTGGCGGCCGGCAGGAGCGCCTGCACCACGCTAAGCCCGGCCAGGCCGGCCGTGAACCAGGGGTTGGCCCGCCACACCAGCCCGAGGGTGGCGCGCAGGTCGCGGAGCTGCTGCGCTAGCGACACGCTCGACGCGTCGCCGGCCGAGCCGCCGCGCCGCGGGGCGCCGCGAGTCGCCGTCACGGGCGGCTCACTTGCCACGCGCGGCGACGGGGCGCCGCCGGCGCGGTCTGGTTGCGCTCGGCCCGGGGTCGGATCACGAGCAGCATTGTCGCACCGCGTGCGCCGTCTCGCCCGCGAGCAGGCGACCGCGCCGCGACGACGGGCACCGCGCCGCCGCTGTAGCCTGACTCGAGCATGGAGGCGCCGCCACCAGAACCGTTCGAGACCCTCCGCCACGACGAGGGGTTCGTGCGTCTCGACGCGCACCTCGCCAGGCTCGCTCGGTCCTGCGGCTACCTCGGCATCGGCTTCTCGCCCCGCGCGGCGCGCGAGCGCCTCCTCGCCGCCGCGGCGGAGCTGAGGGGTCCGGCGCGCGTGCGGCTGCAGGTGACGCGCTCCGGCGATTTACTGGTGACGACGGCGCCCCTCCCGGTGGAGGCGCCCGAGCCCGTGCTCGTGGGGGTGGCGCTCGAACGGTGCGACGAACGCGACCCGCTCAGGCGCCACAAGACCACGGCGCGCGCTCTCTACGACCTGGCCACGGCGCGCGCCGCCGCGGCCGGCCTGGCCGACGTCGTGTTCCTCAACAGGCTCGGGGCGGTGGCGGAGGGCGCCATAAGCAACGTCTTCGCGCGGCGAGGCGCTGAGCTCGTGACGCCACCCACCAGCGCGGGCGCCCTGCCCGGCGTGCTGCGCGGGGAGCTCATCGCCACCGGCGCCTGCCGCGAGGGCGAGTTGAGCCTGGCCGACCTCGAGGCGGGCGAGTTCTACCTCGGCAACTCGCTCCGCGGCCTGCGCCGCGCGGTGCTCGCGCCCGGCCTCGTCCGGGTCGTCGACGGTTGAGCGCGCCGGTGAGCGAGCGTCACGCCGCGCGGGCGCGGCCGGGCGACCGGGGGTAGACTCTGACCCAGATGCCGCCGGAACGTTCAGGTGGAGAGCCTCACGAGGCCCCCACGGTCGAGGAACCGCGCGCCGCCGCCGGCTCGGCGCCGGCCCCCGGGCGGCAGTGGGTCGACTACAGCTCCGAGGTGAGGCTGCTGCGGCACCCGCTGCTGCGGGCGGGGTTCGTGGTCGCCGGGTTCGTGGCGGTCGGCCTCGGCGTGGTCGGCTACATCGTCCCCGGCATGCCGGGGACCGTGTTCCTCCTGATCGCCACGTGGTTCTTCGCCCAGTCGAGCCCCCGTTTCTACAACTGGGTGATGAACCATCGGCTGTTCGGTCCCCTCATCCGCGACTACCGAGCAGGCAAGGGGATCCCCAGGTGGGTCAAGTGGTACGCGTCCGCCATCATCCTCGCCGTGTCGTCTTTCAGCGCGTGGCTGGTCGGCGTGCAGCGCGGCAACGCCGTCGTGGGGTCGCTCATCGTGCTCACGGCGTTGTTCGGAGTGTGGTACGTGTTCCACGTGCCGACCAAGGCGGCCGACCCGGTGGCGCGCGGCCGCACCTGAGCGGGCGCGCGCGCCCGTCTCGGGCCCCCACCCGGGCGGCGCGAGACCGGCCCACCAGAGTCGGCGGCCCGAGGGCGGCTGGACGCCACGAGCGGCCGAACCTGGCGGGACTACAGGCGCGTGGCCTCCACGGTTATCGTCACGCCGGCGAGCGCGCGCGACACCGGGCACGTCTTGGCCGCGGCATCGACCGCTCGCTGGAAGTCGGCGTCCTCTATGCCCTCCACCTTCACCTTCGTGACGATGTGGCTCTTGCTGATGGTCATGGCGCCGTCGATCCGCTCCATCGTCACCGCCGCCGTCGACTCGATGCTGACGGGGGCGTGACCCGCGCTCGTCAACTGGCCCGATAGCGCCATGGAGAAGCAGCCGGCGTGAGCGGCCGCCAACAACTCCTCGGGGTTGGTGCCCGTCTCCGGCCCGGCGCCGCGCTCGAAGCGCGAGACGAACGAGAACGGACCGCGGTACGCGCCGCTGGCCAGTTCCATGTCGCCCTTGCCGTCCTTCAGCGACCCGGTCCAGTGAGCGTTGGCTTTGGTGATCGGCATTGCATCCTCCTCGGTTGTGCCCGGCGCCGGGCCGACGACCTCCGCGCCGTCCAGGAGCCATCGTAGCCCGCCGTGCCGGCGTCGCCTGTGGGGTCGCGGGGCCGCGGGGCCGTCAGGCCGGATCCCCGCCGCCCTCGCCGGGACCGAAGTCGTGCACGTCCTGCTCCCCCACCCGGCGGTAGCCGATCGCCTGGTAGAGCCGGTTAGAGACCGGGTTGGCGGCGTCCGTGAACAGCGTGACGTGAGCGCGGCCCGCGGCAAGGAGAAGGCGGGTGAGCTCGGCCGTGAGGGCGCCGGCGTAACCCCGGCCGCGCTGGACGGGGGGCGTGTAGACGGGCCCGATGCGGATGCCGTGGCGGGTTGGACCTCGCGCGCCCGCCATGCTGACCGGCTCGCCGTCCACCTCCCACAGCCACAGGCCGCCCTCCCGCCACGCCAGCTCGGACCCGACGACAGCCGCCGCGGCCCGCGCCGTGAGCGCCTCCCCGGGCAGTGCCTCTCGCGTGAACTCCCGGCGCCAAGCGGCGAGGAGAAGGGCGCGTTCGCGTCCGGCGCGCACCATGCGGCCGGGCACGCCCCGCGGGGCGACCGGCTCACGGCAACGGTAGATGAGGTCGTGGCGGTCCACCTCGGCGTGACCGCCGTGGCGCGCGGTCCACGCCGCCGCGAAGGCCGCGCTCTCGCGCGGCGGGCCGACCACCCCCGGTAGGTCCGCCGGCGCTGCCCCGACCAGCAGCGCCACGGCCTCCGCCGCGTCGCCAGGCAGCGCCACCTCGCTCAGGATCAACCGGTGCGGCGGGGTGCGCAGCGCCACCAACGCGGGGGCGTCACCGAGTCCGGCGGCGGCGAGGAACGGCCCCCGCACCGAACTGAGGTCGGGCAGGAGGCCCAGCAGCAGGCAGTGACGCTCCTCCTCTGCCAGGAGGAACGGTTCCGCGACCTCGACGAACTCGGAGGCGTCACGGAAGAGCCTGACCTCGGGACCGGCACCCACCGGCCGATGATACGGGGCGGCGGCCCCCCGGCTCTCGTATCATCGACGGCATGGAACGCCCAGCAGGCGCCGCCGCGCCGCTCCCATGGCGCGACCGCGCGCCCCTGCTCCTCGGCCACCGCGGCGCCCCGCGCCTGGCCCACGAGAACACCCTCGCGTCGTTCCGGGCGGCGCTCTTGGCAGGGCTCGACGGCCTCGAGACCGACCTGCAGCGCACGAGCGACGGTGCCCTCGTGATAAGTCACGACCCGTACCTGCACGGCGACGACGGTGCACCTGACGCCTTCATCGCCAAGCTCGCGCTCGCCGAGGTCAGGCGGCGGGAGCCCGCCATGCTCGACCTCGGCGACCTGCGCGCCTTCATGGAGGCGTTCCCGGCGGCGCTCGTCAACCTCGAGTTGAAGACGGCAGCGCCGTTCGACGACCCCCGAGCCCCCGAGCTCGCCCGAGAGCTCGGCGGCTGGCCCGAGGCGGTCCGCCGCCGCCTGTGGCTCTCGAGCTTCGACCCCCTGCAGCTACT encodes the following:
- a CDS encoding ABC transporter substrate-binding protein produces the protein MKRLVALLTLALVMAVAQAADPGVTDTEILIGNWGPQSGPAAAWGSVTTAVDAYFRYINDQGGIHGRKLVLDSRDDGYDPARTVAAVRELIDRDQVFAFVAGVGTANGLAAMPLLQRAGVPWVGPATGSEVFAEQSNGLIFTTFTDYVVEATLMTRYAVETLGSKNIAIFYQNDGYGQAGLRGLEAEVERLRAAGHDVTVGDKVSYERGTTNQGVQALRLAGSGADSVLLFSDPTAAATLVSEFQRLDFKPQMLATVTLLDPALMANPGMQGALFSVFLRLPSVIVGEGNGDPIADQIYRDVIVAYAPEIARDPFRALAGVAFAEPMVLALQAAGPDLTRASFIEALKGIENYTEGLYHDLTFGDSYRGNNSVMLLQVTPQGLRPVSDWLSL
- a CDS encoding ABC transporter ATP-binding protein, which produces MATLLELDHLTLTFRGLTALAEVSTVVNEGEVVALIGPNGAGKTSLFNVICGFYRPQAGAVRWRGEVITGTPPHMVARLGIGRSFQNIELFKTLTCLDNLLLGRHLHVRSNLFSAMFSTRAWVRDEVAQRRRAEELMDLLDLQAYRNQPVGALPYGVQKLIEVARALATEPRLLLLDEPAAGMTVEEKDDMMVTLLRLRRDLNLTMLVVEHDLRVVSRLADRVVVLDHGMKIADGTPAQVQDDPAVVRAYLGTTRLAERPDQTAVGAPT
- a CDS encoding ABC transporter ATP-binding protein, which translates into the protein MSAPLLELRTVESGYHKQLRVLKGVSLSVTAGTCVAVLGSNGAGKSTMLKTVMSLIDDEPRKGSVLVMGKNMTRAATERISQAGIAYVVEDRGMFPDLTVAESLKLGAFHRTDRATVKSDLERMFGYFPRLAERLHQDSGTLSGGEQQMLAIARALMSRPKLLMLDEPSLGLAPMLVEEIFGVIRDINREGMGILLVEQNANQALAIADYGYVLEGGRFVLEGSADELRANENVQEFYLGVRTGGDEPRLHVRRRRRRWN
- a CDS encoding cold-shock protein encodes the protein MATGKVKWFSSEKGFGFIEQGGGQPDVFVHFSAIQGSGFRNLNEGDEVTFDVEQGKKGLQAANVVVTASAAGSRY
- a CDS encoding ABC transporter ATP-binding protein; translated protein: MTATRGAPRRGGSAGDASSVSLAQQLRDLRATLGLVWRANPWFTAGLAGLSVVQALLPAANLWIAKLLLDAVAAAIAGELGSPGEALGRMLGLLLLQLGLTATVSVVGTVQGSLRELLGDSLQNRISRLILAKAGQLELAQFEDPKSYDALQNAYREVGTRPLGVFTQVVALGQAVLTLGSVSALMVQLGWVVVPLVLVASVPGVVASSRFGTEGYRMLRRFATDARRQNYLGQLLTNDQAVKEIRLFGFGDYLLQRWQEYYLRFRRQLVSLTLRRSGWGLAASLFSTGMVGAATYLVLRRAAAGLVTVGDFGLFIQGIAQLQGQFGNLLSGFSGIYQHLLYMRNLFEFLELPTGLAEEGEEWRGAITDIEFEAVSFRYPLTEEDVLHAVSFKVSRSETLALVGENGAGKSTIVKLMTALYRPTAGRILVNGLDAARFSAASLRAEMSTVFQDFGTYQMTVRENIAIGDVGGGMPGRMEGGAADEAARAPGEGAAAAAVRSAAERAGADRFIAELPDGYDNMLGRWFEGGRQLSGGQWQRIALARLYYRGGSVLIFDEPTSALDADAEFEVIETLRKQARGRIAVVVSHRFSTVRLADRIVVLSAGTITERGSHDELTLLGGTYARMFNRQARGYLQGYEAD
- a CDS encoding aminotransferase class IV — translated: MEAPPPEPFETLRHDEGFVRLDAHLARLARSCGYLGIGFSPRAARERLLAAAAELRGPARVRLQVTRSGDLLVTTAPLPVEAPEPVLVGVALERCDERDPLRRHKTTARALYDLATARAAAAGLADVVFLNRLGAVAEGAISNVFARRGAELVTPPTSAGALPGVLRGELIATGACREGELSLADLEAGEFYLGNSLRGLRRAVLAPGLVRVVDG
- a CDS encoding YbaN family protein: MPPERSGGEPHEAPTVEEPRAAAGSAPAPGRQWVDYSSEVRLLRHPLLRAGFVVAGFVAVGLGVVGYIVPGMPGTVFLLIATWFFAQSSPRFYNWVMNHRLFGPLIRDYRAGKGIPRWVKWYASAIILAVSSFSAWLVGVQRGNAVVGSLIVLTALFGVWYVFHVPTKAADPVARGRT
- a CDS encoding OsmC family peroxiredoxin — protein: MPITKANAHWTGSLKDGKGDMELASGAYRGPFSFVSRFERGAGPETGTNPEELLAAAHAGCFSMALSGQLTSAGHAPVSIESTAAVTMERIDGAMTISKSHIVTKVKVEGIEDADFQRAVDAAAKTCPVSRALAGVTITVEATRL
- a CDS encoding GNAT family N-acetyltransferase; its protein translation is MVRAGRERALLLAAWRREFTREALPGEALTARAAAAVVGSELAWREGGLWLWEVDGEPVSMAGARGPTRHGIRIGPVYTPPVQRGRGYAGALTAELTRLLLAAGRAHVTLFTDAANPVSNRLYQAIGYRRVGEQDVHDFGPGEGGGDPA
- a CDS encoding glycerophosphodiester phosphodiesterase, with product MERPAGAAAPLPWRDRAPLLLGHRGAPRLAHENTLASFRAALLAGLDGLETDLQRTSDGALVISHDPYLHGDDGAPDAFIAKLALAEVRRREPAMLDLGDLRAFMEAFPAALVNLELKTAAPFDDPRAPELARELGGWPEAVRRRLWLSSFDPLQLLTLAATRPDVPLAFLAFDATALALLPSLPVVAVHPHHSLVTAERMSAWRAAGLAVFVWTVNDVELARRLLGLGVDGLIGDVPEALLAARR